In Propionispora hippei DSM 15287, a genomic segment contains:
- a CDS encoding cupin domain-containing protein, whose product MENDYNDKSMQVIDTNSMQWQEHYSKTAGKMMYKNLLVQDQETGMKVEKICYPRGFITKWHYHNCAHGIYVLEGTLKTHDGCYGPGSFVWFPEKSLAEHGATEEADVVVLFITNKLFDINYVDK is encoded by the coding sequence ATGGAAAACGACTATAATGATAAATCTATGCAGGTCATTGATACAAATTCAATGCAGTGGCAGGAACATTATAGCAAAACAGCGGGCAAAATGATGTATAAAAACTTATTGGTTCAAGACCAAGAAACTGGTATGAAGGTTGAGAAAATATGTTATCCTAGGGGATTCATAACTAAATGGCACTACCATAACTGCGCCCATGGCATATATGTTTTAGAAGGAACTTTAAAAACACATGATGGTTGTTATGGACCGGGATCTTTTGTTTGGTTTCCTGAAAAATCCCTAGCTGAGCATGGAGCAACTGAAGAAGCGGATGTTGTTGTATTATTTATAACCAATAAACTTTTTGACATAAACTATGTAGATAAATAA